In Jannaschia sp. W003, the genomic stretch ACTGCCACCGCGGCGCACCACGCTCCGGCCTTGCGCCGGGGCCTCGGCCCGAACCTTGTCGCTGCCGCTTCGGAGCGTGGCGCACGCTCGACGCAGAGACCCCGGCGCAACGCCGGGGAGCTCCAAATCCGGCGACCCCGCCGGTGCGGGGCCGCGTTCGCGCCTCGGATCGGTCCACTGGACCGATCCGTCCGGCCTGCGGCCGGACCGGTGCTTACCGCTCCGGAATCAGCCCCCGCGGCGAGAACCTGAGCACCAGCAGCAGAATCAGCCCCATCGTCAGCAGCCGCATGTGCGCCGCGGCATCCAGCAGATGCCCCTTCAGCCACGAGCCGTCCGCCATTCCGGCCGTCACCGCCTGCATCAGGAGCGCGCCCAGCGGCTCCACCTGAACCCAGAGCCACCAGATCAGGAAGCCGCCCAGCACGGCGCCCCAGTTGTTGCCGGACCCGCCCACGATCACCATCACCCAGACCAGGAACGTGAAGCGCAGCGGCTGATAGCTCGACGGCGTCAGCTGCCCGTCCAGCGTGGTCATCATCGCCCCCGCCAGCCCGCACACGGCGCTCCCTAGGATGAACACCTGCAGGTGCCGGCGCGTGACGTCCTTGCCCATGGCCTCGGCGGCCACCTCGTTGTCGCGGATCGCCCGCATCATCCGCCCCCAGGGCGAGGCCAGCGCCGCCTGCGCAAGCCAGATCAGCACCGCCAGCACCACCGCGAACAGCCCCGCATAGGCCAGCTTCACCGCAATGGTGGAGGCGGTTACGGGGTCCCAGCCCCACTCGGTGACGAACTCGTTGAACGCGCGCGAGGACTGCAGGTCGATCTCGTAAGGCACGGGGCGCGGCAGGCCGATCACGTTCTTCACGCCGCGCGCCAGCCAGTCCTCGTTCCACATGATCTGGATCACGATCTCCGCGATCCCCAGCGTGGCGATGGCCAGGTAGTCCGAGCGCAGGCCCAGCGCCGTCTTGCCCACGATCCAGGCAGCCCCGGCCGCCAGCAGCCCGCCCACGGGCCAGCCGAGGATGATCGGCAGGCCGAGGCCGCCGAGATACCCCGTGGTCGCGGGGCTGACCGCCTCCACGGCGGCAACGCCCGGATCGAACACGGCGCGGAACAGGATGAAGCCGACCACGAGGATCGCCAGCACCGCCAGCGTGCGGAAGCGCCGGAGGTGCCGCCACGCCATGATCGCCGCCACCACCGTGGCCGCCCCCATCAGGAGGCCGCCTACGACGCGCAGGCCGCCCGCCGCCCAGGCCTCGCCCACGGGCGGCATGGACACCAGCACCGCGCCGAGGCCGCCGAGGGCCACGAAGCCCATCACGCCCACGTTGAAGAGCCCCGCGTAGCCCCACTGCATGTTCACGCCCAGCGCCATGATGGCCGAGATCAGCCCCATGTTCAGGACGGTCAGCGAGACGTTCCAGGACTGCACGAGGCCGGTGCCGACGAACAGCACGGCCACGAAGGCGAAGAGCGCGAGGTCGCGCGGACGAATGGTGCTCATACGGATTTCCCCGCGAAGAGGCCGGTCGGCTTGATGAGGAGGACGATCAGCAGGATCACGAACGAGACCGCGAACTTGTAGTCGGTCGACAGGAGCTGCACCAAGCCGTCCGGCTCCAGCGCCTCGGGCAGCGCGTAGCCCAGCACCTTCTTGAGCGGGTAGGTGATCGTGATCTCCGCGAAGGCGATCACGAAGCCCCCGGCGATGGCCCCCAGCGGGCTCCCCAGGCCGCCGACGATGGCGGCCGCGAAGATGGGCAGGAGGAGCTGGAAGTAGGTGAACGGCTTGAACGTCTTGTCGAGGCCGTAGAGCGTGCCCGCCACCGTCGCCAGCCCGGCCACGATCAGCCAGGTGATGACCACGACGCGCTCGGGGTTGATGCCGGACAGGAGGGCCAGGTCCTCGTTGTCCGAGTAGGCGCGCATGGACTTGCCGGTGCGGGTGCGGTTCAGGAACCAGAACAGGGCGATCACCACGATCACCGCTACCACGATGGTGATGACCTGCGTGGTCTTCAGCGCCAGCCCCTCGTCGAGCCCGGTGAGCGTCCGGAAGTCGCGCGCGGTCATCAGAAACCGCTCGCCGTCCGCGAACTGCTGGTCGTCGGGGCCAATGACGAAGCGGGTCAGGCCGTTGTAGACGAACATGACCCCCAGCGAGGCGATCACGAAGATCACGGGCGCCGCGCGCTTGCGCCGGTAGAACCGGTACACCAGCCGGTCGGTGCCCAGCACGAGGGCCGCCGCCACGGCGATGCCGATGGGCAGCGCGAGGAGGGCGGTGGGCAGCGGTCCGAGGCCGATGCCAGCGGACTGCATGGCCCAGGTGGGCAGGATCACCCCCATGGTGCCGAAGGCCATGGTGTCGCCGTGGGCGAAGTTCGAGAAGCGCAGGATGCCGTAGATCAGCGTGACCCCCAGCGCGCCGAGGGCCAGCTGCGCACCGTAGGCGGTGGCCGGGATCAGCACGAAGTTGGCGAGGGTCACGAGGGCGTTGAGGGGTTCCATCAGTTTCCCCCGAAAAAGTTGCAGGTCCCGAACCATTGCGACGGGACGAACTCGCCAAGTAGCTGGGTATGTCTAGAATGGATGGCCGCGCCGTCCGTGAGAATTGTGGTCGATTGTACCGATCCAGCAGTCAGGGGCTCGATGAACGAAATGCCAGAATCACCAGCGACCGGGAACACCCGAACCAAGCCTACATTTCCCTGCATGTAGGCGTCACCTGCACCGCTAGCTTCGATGAAGAATGTTAGGTTCATCTGCTTTTGTTCGCATGTAGCCCGGCTGCACTCTTCATAGAATTCGCAGACGTAGCTGACTGGTCCTGCGAGCGCAGGTTCGGCAGTCAACAGCAAGGCACCGTAGGCGGTGGCCGGGATCAGCACGAAGTTGGCGAGGGTCACGAGGGCGTTGAGTGGTTCCATCAGGCAGGCTCGCAGATTCCGTAGTGGACGCGCACGTCGCCCATGCGACCCGCGAGCGGGGTCCGCATGAGCGCGAACTCGGCGTAGTCGAGCGGCTCGAGCGTCGCGTTGAAGATGTAGCTCAGGGCGAAGCTCTCGGCCCCGTCCTCGGAGACCCACAGCCGGGCCGATAGGTCGGTCGAGAGCACGGGCAGCTTCGTGCCCTCCCAGTGGACGAACCGCGCCTCGGCGCCGCCCTCGGCCCCGTCGGCGTCCTCGCCCTCCACCTCGGGCGGCAGGATCGTCTCCATTGCGAACTCCAGCGCCTCGGCCGCGCAGCCCTCCAGCGAGCAAACGGTGGCGGCGGTGCAGCGCTCGGAGAAGCCCTCGGCGAGGGTGGGGGTGGCCGTTCCCAGAAGAAGCGCGAGCGATGCCGAAGCGGCCGCAAGCGTCCCCCGGAGGCCCCGGAGCAGGTCCGGGGCGCGGTGCGCGAGCCCCGCCCTACCCACCGAGGAAGCTCCGGCGGACCTCGTCGTCCTCCATCAGCGCCTTTCCCGTCCCCGTGAACGCATTCCGCCCCTGCACCAGCACGTAGCCCTTGTCGGCGATGTTCAGCGCCTGCCGGGCGTTCTGCTCGACCATGAGGATCGGGATGCCGGTGCGGGCCACCTCGATGATGCGGTCGAACAGCTCGTCCATCACGATCGGCGAGACGCCGGCCGTCGGCTCGTCGAGCATGAGCACCTTGGGCTTCGTCATCAGCGCCCGGCCCACGGCGACCTGCTGGCGCTGGCCGCCCGACAGCTCGCCCGCCGGCTGGCGGCGCTTCTCGCGCAGGATCGGGAACAGGTCGTACACCTGTTCCATGGTCTCGCGGTAGTCGTCGCGCCGGATGAAGGCGCCCATCTCCAGGTTCTCTTCCACGGTCATCGTGGTAAAGATGTTCGAGGTCTGGGGCACGAAGCCCATGCCCTTCGCCACCCGGTCTTGGGGCGAGAGCGCGGTGATGTCCTCACCATCCAGCCGCACGCCGCCCTGGCGCAGGTTCAGCATCCCGAACACGGCCTTCATGGCCGTCGACTTGCCGGCCCCGTTCGGGCCTACGATCACGGCGATCTCGCCCGGGTCCACCGCTATGGTGCAGCTATGGAGGATGTCGGCGCCGGTGCCGTAGCCGCCCGTCATCCCCTCGCCGATCAGGAACGCGTCCTGCTCGTGGGGCCGGTCGGCCTCGGCGGGGATCGAGCCGCGGTGGAGCTGCCCGCTCCCGCCGCCCTTGCGCGTGATCGAGGCGTCGTTGTTGCCCCTGTCCTCGGCCCAGGGGTTCTCGTCGCTCATGCGACCTGATCCTTGTTCTTGAGGCCGGTGCCGAGATACGCCTCGATCACCCGCTCGTCGGCCTTGATCTCGGCCAGCGAGCCTTCGGCCAGCACGTGGCCCTCGGCCATGCAGATGACCGGGTCGCAGATGCGGCCGATGAAATCCATGTCGTGCTCGATCACCACGAAGGTGTAGCCGCGCTCCGCGTTCAGCCGCAGGATCGCGTCGCCGATGGTGTTCAGAAGCGTGCGGTTCACGCCCGCGCCGACCTCGTCGAGGAACACGATCCGGGCGTCCACCATCATGGTGCGGCCCAGCTCCAAGAGCTTCTTCTGCCCGCCCGAAAGGTTGCCCGCCTTCTCGTCCGCGAGGTGCGAGACGGTCAGGAAGTCGAGGACCTCGTCGGCCTTGCGGGCCAGCGCCCGCTCCTCCTCGCGGATGGCGCGGCGCTTGGTCCAAGTGCTCCAGATGCTCTCGCCGGTCTGCCCGCCGGGCACCATCATCAGGTTCTCGCGCACCGTCATCGAGCCGAACTCGTGGGCGATCTGGAAGGTGCGCAGGAGGCCGAGGTGGAACAGGTCGTGCGGCGGCAGGCCGGTGATGTCCTCGCCGCCCATCGTGACGCGTCCCGAAGTGGGCGGCAGCCGCCCGGCGATCACGTTGAAGAGCGTGGTCTTCCCGGCGCCGTTGGGTCCGATCAGCCCCGTGATCGAGCCCTCCTCGATCCGCAGCGAGGCGCCGTCCACGGCGCGGAAGCCGCCGAAGTGCTTGTGGAGGTCGTGGACCTCGATCATCGGGAATCCTCCTTGCGCGAACGGCCCCGGCGGGTGCCGGGGCCGCTGCCTTCGGGCGGTGGCGATCAGCGGTAGCCGACCACCTCCAGCGCGCCGTCGGTGAAGGTCACCTGGCGGTAGTTGCCGGCCGACTCGCCCGGTCCGATCAGCTCCACGGCCGTGGCGCCCACGTAGTCGATCTCGCCGCCGTCCTTGAGGATCTGCAGCGCCTTCTCCAGCTCGCCCGGCAGGATCTCCTCGCCCGGCGCGTTGGCCACGTCCATCACGTGGTCCTTGTAGACCTGCGGGTCCGACGATCCGGCGGCCTGCATGGACAGCATGATCAGGGCCGCGGCGTCGTAGCTCTCGGCCGAGAAGGGCTGGGTGCCGTCGTAGCCGGCCTCGGTGGCCATCTCCTGGTAGCGCTTGGCGCCGGGGCTGTCGGTGCCGGGGTTGGCGCCGAGCGAGCCGTCGATCTCGGTGCCGAAGTTGTCCTCCAGCGCCTGGGCGATCATGCCGTCCGGGAAGTAGAACCGGTCGAACGCGCCCGAATCGAGCGCCGCGCGCACGATGCCCGAGCCGCCCTGGTCGACGTAGCCGGCCACCACGAGGATGTCGCCGCCGCCCGCCGAGAGCGCGCCGACCTCGGACGAGTAGTCCGCCTTGCCGTCGGTGTGCGCCGCCGAGATCGTGACCTCGCCGCCGGCCTCCTCGAAGGCCGACTGGAACGCGTCCGCGAGGCCCTTGCCGTAGTCGTTGTTGGTGTAGGTCAGCGCCACCGACTCGATGCCCTCCTCCATGAGGATCTCGGACATGATCACGCCCTGGCGCGCGTCCGAGGGGGCGGTGCGGAAGAACAGGCCGTTGTCCTCGGCCGTGGACAGGCCCGGGCTCGTGGCCGAGGGCGAGATCTGCACGATGCCGTTGGGCACGGCCACGTTGGCGAGGATCGCGCCGGTCACGCCCGAGCAGTCCGCGCCCATGATGCCCTTCACGCCGTCCGACGTGACCATCCGCTCGGCGGCGGTGGTGGCGGCGGCGGCGTCGATGCAGGTGGAGTCGCCGCGCACGGGCTCGATCGCGACGCCGTCGAGCAGCATGCCCGAGTCCGTCACCTCGCTCATCGCCAGCTCGGCGCCGGCGGCCATCGTGGGCGCCAGCGATTCGAGCGGGCCGGTGAAGCCGAGGATCACGCCGACCTTCACGGGCGAGTGGGCGTCGGCGAAGGCGGCCGTGGCCGCGACGGTGGCCGCGGAGGCCAAGAGGAACTTCTTCATGTCGTGTCTCCCTGGTCGGAACGTTGTCCTGCGCGGACCCTACGCACGGGGCGCATCGTTTGAAAAGCGCGATTCCGGGCTTGCTTCGGGCACCCCCGCGCGGCCACCTGCGGCCATGCTGACGCTCCACCTCGCCCGCGGCACGGTCGCGCTCGCCGCCCACATGGCCCTCGAGGAGGCCGCGCTTCCCCACCGCCTCGCCTGGGTCGACTTCGCCGCCGCCGCCCAGCGCGGGCCGGCGTTCCTGGCCCTCAACCCCAAGGGTCGCGTCCCTGTCCTGGAGACGCCCGAGGGCGCGCTGACCGAGACGCCCGCGATCCTTGAGCACGTGGCCGCCCTCGCCCCGGAGGCGGCGCTGATGCCCGACGGCGCGTGGCCCCGCGCCCGCGTGCGCGAGACGATGGCGTGGCTCGCCTCCACGGTGCACGTCGCCCACGCCCACCGCATGCGCGGCCACCGCTGGAGCGACGATCCGGCCGCCCACGCCTCCATGCAGGCCAAGGTGCCCGAGACCATGGGCGCCGCCGCCGCCGAGGCGGAGGAGCGGCTCGGCGAATGCCCGTGGCTCCACGGCGCGTTCTCGGTGGCCGACCTCCACCTTTATGCGATCGCGCGCTGGCTGCCCGGCGACGGCGTCGACCTCGCGCGCTTCCCCCGCCTCGCCGCACACGGACGGGCCGTGGCCGCCCGGCCCGCCGCCGCGCGCGCCCTCGCCCACCACGGAGCGGCATGACCGGCGGGGCGGCATGAGCGCCCCGCGGCGCGGCGGACGCGCGGCGCGCCTCGCCGCCGCCGCGCGCCCCGGGCCGGGTTCCCCCCCCGACGCGCCCGCCCTCTCGGATGAGGCGCTAACCGGGCGCGGGCTGGAGGTGGCGCCGGCCGTCGACCGCGCGGGCCGCGTCCTCGCCATCGCCTGCGGCGCCCTCGCGCGCGAGATCCTCGCCCTCACCGCCCAGCCCGGCCTCGGCCACGTCGACCTCCACTGCCTCCCCGCGATCCTCCACAACCACCCCGAACGCATCGCCCCCGCGGTGGAGCGCGCGGTGGCCGAGCGTGCGGCGGGCTACGGCGCCGTGGTGGTGGCCTACGCGGACTGCGGCACCGGCGGCGCTTTGGAAGCCTTATGCGCCCGCATCGGCGCCCGGATGCTGCCCGGCGCCCATTGCTACGCCTTCTTCGAGGGCGTGGACGCCTTCGCCGCCCGGGGCGAGATCGACGCCTTCTACCTCACCGACTTCCTGGCCCGGCAGTTCGACGCCTTCGTCACGAAGCCCCTCGGCCTCGACCGCCACCCGGAGCTGCGGGGCACCTACTTCGGCCACTACCGCCGGCTGGTCTACCTCGCCCAGACCGACGACGCCGCGCTGGACGCGAAGGCGCGCGCCGCCGCCGACGCGCTGGGACTGCGCTACGAGCGCCGCCCCACCGGCCTCGCGCCCTTCGACGTCGCCCTGCGCGAGGCCCTGCCCGTGGACCCCGGCGCGGACGACGCGTAAGGGGGCGCCGACCCACCGGAGCCGCACCCATGTCCGACCCCGCCATCACCCCCGAGCTCGTCGCCGCCCACGGCCTCTCGCCGAGCGAGTACGACCGCATCCTAGAGATCATGGGCCGCGAGCCCTCGTTCACGGAGCTGGGCATCTTCTCGGCCATGTGGAACGAGCACTGCTCCTACAAGTCCTCGAAGAAGTGGCTCCGCACCCTGCCCACGGAAGGACCGCAGGTTATCTGCGGCCCCGGCGAGAACGCAGGGATCGTGGACATCGGGAACGGGCTGGCCTGCGTCTTCAAGATGGAGAGCCACAACCACCCCTCCTACATCGAGCCCTACCAGGGCGCCGCCACCGGCGTGGGCGGCATCCTGCGCGACGTGTTCACCATGGGCGCGCGCCCCGTCGCCGCCATGAACGCGCTCAGCTTCGGGCGCCCCGAGCATCCCAAGACCCCCTCCCTCGTCCATGGCGTGGTCGAGGGCGTGGGCGGCTACGGCAACTGCTTCGGCGTGCCCACCGTGGGCGGCGAGGTGCGCTTCCACGCGTCCTACGACGGCAACTGCCTCGTGAACGCCTTCGCCGCCGGCATCGCCCGCGCGGACGCCATCTTCTACTCCGCCGCCTCGGGCGTGGGCCGTCCCGTGGTCTACCTCGGCGCCAAGACGGGCCGCGACGGCGTCGGCGGCGCCACCATGGCCTCGGCCGAGTTCGACGACACCATCGAGGAGAAGCGCCCCACGGTGCAGGTGGGCGACCCGTTCACCGAGAAGCGCCTGATGGAGGCCACGCTGGAGCTGATGGAGACCGGCGCCGTGGTCTCGATCCAGGACATGGGCGCCGCGGGCCTCACCTGCTCCGCCGTCGAGATGGGCGACAAAGGGGGTCTCGGGATCCGCCTCGACCTCGACGCCGTGCCCCAGCGCGAGCGCGACATGACCGCCTACGAGATGATGCTGTCGGAGAGCCAGGAGCGCATGCTCATGGTGCTCGACCCCAGCTTGGAGGCCGAGGCCCGCGCGGTGTTCGAGAAGTGGGACCTCGACTTCGCCGTGGTGGGCGAGACGATCGCCGAGGACCGGTTCCTCATCGTCCACCGGGGGGAGACGGTCGCCGACCTGCCCCTCTCCACCCTCGCCTCCTCGGCCCCCGAGTACGACCGCCCGTGGGAGCCGACGCCGGCGGCGGACGCCCACGTCGAGGTGCCCGAGATCGGCGCCATCGAGGCCCTCCGCACCCTCGTGGGCAGCCCGAACCACTGCGCGCGCGACTGGGTGATCCGCCAGTACGACACCCAGGTCGGCGCCGACACCGTGGTGCTGCCGGGCCGCGACGCCGGCGTCGTGCGCGTCCACGGCACCGACACCGGCCTCGCCTTCACCGCGGACGTCACGCCCCGCTACGTGCTCGCGAACCCCCGCGAGGGCGGACGCCAAGCCGTGGCCGAGGCCTACCGCAACCTCGTCGCCCGCGGCGCGCGCCCGCTCGCGGTGACCGACAACCTCAACTTCGGCAACCCCGAGAAGCCCCGCATCATGGGCCAGTTCGTGGGCGCCATCGAGGGCATCGGCGAGGCCTGCCGCGCGCTCGGCACCCCGGTCGTCTCGGGCAACGTCTCGCTCTACAACGAGACCGACGGCACGGGCATCGACCCCACGCCCACCATCGGCGCCGTAGGCATCGTGGAGCCGTTGGCGGCGCGCATCGACGCGCCCGTGCGCGACGGCATGGTGGCCCTCCTGCTCGGCGCCGAGGGCACGCACATGGGCCGCTCCGCGCTGCTCGAAGAGCTGGGGGTGGAAGCCGGCGACGCACCGCCCGTGGACCTCGCCGCCGAGCGCGCCCACGGCGAGTGGCTGCTCGAGAACCGCGCCCTCGTCTCGGCCTGCACCGACCTCTCCGACGGCGGCCTCGCCCTCGCCGCCTTCACGCTGGCCGAGGCCCACGGCGTCGGCGTCGCCCTCGACGTCGAGGGCATCCCCGCGCTCTTCGGCGAGGACCAGGGCCGCTACCTCATCGCCGCGACGCTGGAGGCCGCCGAGACGCTAATGGAGCACGCCGGCGAGGCCGACGTCCCCCTCGTCATGGTCGGCCAGTTCGGCGGCGACGCGGTGACGCTGGGGGCGGACTCCGCCCCCCTCGCTCCGCTCTCGAAGCTGTTCCGCGGCCGGTTCGCGGAGTTGTTCGGGTAGGCGAACCACCCCTAACTACAGAACGCCCCGGCCTTGCGCCGGGGCCTCTGCCAGCAGATCGCGGAACGTAACGAAGCGGAGCGCCCCGCCCGGCAAACGGCACGCCCCGGACCCGATCCGGAGCCTCGGCCCCCGACTCGCGCGACGCCCCGAAGCGAGACGCCACCGGCGCCCACGGGCCCCGGCGCAAGGCCGGGGCGTGGCGTGGCGCTACCCCGCCTTCGCCGCCACCGCCTCGGCCCGCTCCGCCAGCGCCCGCAGCCGGCTCACCGCCGCATCCGGCACCACCGGCACCTCCACGGGCACCTCCCGCGTCACCTCGACCCGCTCCGGCGCGGGCCGCGGCGCCTCGGCGCGCTCCTGCATCTCGTCGAGCAGCTTGGTCTGCTGCGCGAGCCGGCGGTCCATCGCCCGCAGCTCCTCGTCGGCGCTGCCGGCGCGGTCGGCCAGCATCAGCCCGGCCATCAGCAGCATCCGGTCCGTCGTCAGCCGCGCGCCGGTGCCCAGCAGCGACTGCGCCTCGCGGTCCAGCATGTCGGCGGCCGCGCGCAGGAACGGCTCCTGCCCCTCCTCGCAGGCCACGGTGAAGGGCTTGCCGCCCACGGTCACGGTCAGCTCAGGCACTGCGCGCCTCCATCATCGGCTCCAGCTCGCTCAGGATCGCGCGCATCTCGGCCAGGTCCATCGCCCGCGCCGCGCGCAGCGCGTCCAGCTCGGCGCGCAGGCTCGCGTCCGCCGCCCCACCCTGCTGCTCGCGCAGCTGCTGCGCCGAGGCCGTCAGCGCCTCGATCGCCGCGCGCATCCGCGCCGTCTCCTCGGGATCGGCGGGCTCGGCCGCGGACTCGGGCGCCCGCGCCTCCAGCTCGCGCAGCCGCGCCTCGGCCGCCTCGCGCGCGGCCTCCGCCTCGCCCCGCGCCGCCTCGGCCTCGGCCTGCGCCGCGCGGGCGGTCTCCGCCTCGGACCGCGCCGCGTCGGCCTCGGAGCGCGCCGCGTCCGCCGCCCCGCGCGCCTCGGCGAGCGCCGACCCGAGATCCTCCGCGGGCGGGCGCGTCGCCGCCTCCAGCGCCGCGAGCGCCCGCTCGAGCCGCGCCGCCTCGCGTTCCAGATCCGCCTCGTCCGCCATGTGCAACTCCTGCCCCTCGTTGCGGCGCAAGGGACCCCAAAGGCCCCGGAAGGTCAACGCCGGCGCCCCGCGCCTTGCGCAGGCGCCCGATCCTTGCCAAGCACCGGCCCGACCTTGCCCAAGCCCGCCCGACCCGGCCCGGAGGACACCGCCATGAGCGACACGCCCGATCTCGACGCCCTGCGCGCCGCCAACCCCGCGCACTGGCGCCGCGCCGCGGCGATCCGCACGCTCGCCCTCGACGCCGTGGCCGCCGCCAACTCGGGCCACTCCGGCGCCCCCATGGGCATGGCCGACGTGGCCACCGTGCTGTGGGAGCGGCACCTCAAGTTCGACGCCGCCCGCCCCGACTGGCCCGACCGCGACCGCTTCGTGCTCTCGAACGGCCACGGCTCCATGCTGCTCTACGCGCTGCTCTACCTCACCGGCACGCCGGGCACCTCGCTGGACGATCTGCGCAACTTCCGCCAGCTCGGCGCCCCCACCGCCGGCCACCCCGAATACGGCCACGCGCCGGGGATCGAGACCACCACCGGCCCGCTCGGCCAGGGCCTCGCCACCGCCGTGGGCATGGCCATCGCCGAGGAGCGCCTGCGCGCCCGCTACGGCCGCAAGGTCGTCGACCACCGCACCTGGGTCACCGCCGGCGACGGCTGCCTGATGGAGGGCATCAGCCACGAGGCCATCGCGCTCGCCGGCAAGCTGGAACTCTCCCGCCTCGTGGTCCTCTTCGACGACAACCGCATCACCATCGACGGCGAGGTCTCGCTCTCGGACGTCACCGACCAGCGCGCCCGCTTCAAGGCCTGCGGCTGGCAGGTGCTGGAATGCGACGGCCACGACCCCGCCGAGATCGACGCGGCGATGGAGAAGGCCAAGACCGGCAAGAAGCCGACCATGATCGCCTGCCGCACCCACATCGCCATCGGCTCCTCGGCGCAGGACACCGCCAAGGGCCACGGCGCCCTCACCGACCCGGAGCTGATCGCCGCCACCAAGCGCGCCTACGGCTGGGAGGGCGCGCCCTTCGAGATCCCCGCCGACCTCAAGCGCGAATGGGAGGAGATCGGCTCGCGCGGCGCCCAGGAGCGCGCCGAGTGGGAGACCCGCCTCGCCGAGCTGTCCCAGTCCCGCCGCGCCGAGTTCGAGCGCACCCTGAAGGGCGAGGCCCCGCGGCGCCTGTCGGCCACCATCAAGGCGCTCAAGCGCCAGGTCGCCGAGAGCGCCCCCAAGGTCGCCACCCGCAAGTCCTCGGAGATGGTGCTCGAGGTCGTGAACCCGATCATGCCCGAGACCATGGGCGGCTCGGCCGACCTCACCGGCTCCAACAACACCCTGACCGAGGACATGGGGGTGTTCTCGCCCGACGACCGCAAGGGCCGCTACGTCTACTTCGGCATCCGCGAGCACGGCATGGCCGCGGCCCTGAACGGCATGACGCTCCACGGCGGCGTGCGCGCCTACGGCGGCACGTTCATGACCTTCTCGGACTACGCCCGCCCCGCCATGCGCCTCGCCGCCCTCATGGGCGCGCCCACCACCTTCGTGATGACCCACGACTCCATCGGCCTCGGCGAGGACGGCCCCACCCACCAGCCCGTCGAGCACCTCGCCATGCTGCGCGCCACGCCGAACATGAACGTGTTCCGCCCCTGCGACACCGTGGAGACCGCCGAGGCGTGGGAGCTGGCGCTCACCTCGCAGCGCACCCCCTCGGTGCTGTCGCTCACTCGCCAGGGCGTGCCGACGCTGCGCCGCGAGCACACCAACAAGAACATGGTCGCCCAGGGCGCCTACGTGCTGGCCGAGGCGACCGACAAGCGCATGGCGATCATCCTCGCCACCGGCTCCGAGGTGCAGGTGGCGCTCGCCGCCCGCGACCTGCTGCAGGAGGACGGCATCGGCACGCGCGTCGTCTCCATGCCCTGCTGGGAGCTGTTCGAGGCCCAGGAGGAGCGCATCCGCAAGAAGGTGCTGCCCGCGGGCGCCGTGCGCGTGGGCGTCGAGGCCGCCGCCCGCATGGGCTGGGACCGCTGGCTCTGCGGCGAGCGCGGGCGCGCCAACAAGGCGGACTTCGTGGGCATGGAGGGCTTCGGCGCCTCGGCCCCGGCGCCCGAGCTGTTCGAGCACTTCGGCATCACCGCCGAGGAGGTGGCGCGCCGGGTCCGGGCGCTGCTCTGATCCGTTCGGGTGGTGGGGGCTCTGCCCCCGCGCCCTCCGGGCGCTCCCCCGAGGTATTGATGGCAAGATGAGGGGGGGAGCTCGGCGCGTTCAGTCCCCGAGGCGCCCCTTCCGCGACCACTCGATCGCGTCCTCGAGGCGGTCGTCGCCCCAGAACATCTCGCCGTCCACGAACACCGTTGGCGTGCCGAACACGCCGAGGCGCATCGCCTCCTCGGTCTCCGCCATCAGACGGGCGCCCATCGCGTCCCCATCGGCCGCCGCGAGCGCCGCCGCCGGATCGCCCCCGGCCTCGGCCACGGCGCGCGAGAGGTTCGGCTCCTCGCCCACGGGCAGATGGTCGTGGAACCAGAGGCGGTA encodes the following:
- a CDS encoding branched-chain amino acid ABC transporter permease — its product is MSTIRPRDLALFAFVAVLFVGTGLVQSWNVSLTVLNMGLISAIMALGVNMQWGYAGLFNVGVMGFVALGGLGAVLVSMPPVGEAWAAGGLRVVGGLLMGAATVVAAIMAWRHLRRFRTLAVLAILVVGFILFRAVFDPGVAAVEAVSPATTGYLGGLGLPIILGWPVGGLLAAGAAWIVGKTALGLRSDYLAIATLGIAEIVIQIMWNEDWLARGVKNVIGLPRPVPYEIDLQSSRAFNEFVTEWGWDPVTASTIAVKLAYAGLFAVVLAVLIWLAQAALASPWGRMMRAIRDNEVAAEAMGKDVTRRHLQVFILGSAVCGLAGAMMTTLDGQLTPSSYQPLRFTFLVWVMVIVGGSGNNWGAVLGGFLIWWLWVQVEPLGALLMQAVTAGMADGSWLKGHLLDAAAHMRLLTMGLILLLVLRFSPRGLIPER
- a CDS encoding branched-chain amino acid ABC transporter permease, whose protein sequence is MEPLNALVTLANFVLIPATAYGAQLALGALGVTLIYGILRFSNFAHGDTMAFGTMGVILPTWAMQSAGIGLGPLPTALLALPIGIAVAAALVLGTDRLVYRFYRRKRAAPVIFVIASLGVMFVYNGLTRFVIGPDDQQFADGERFLMTARDFRTLTGLDEGLALKTTQVITIVVAVIVVIALFWFLNRTRTGKSMRAYSDNEDLALLSGINPERVVVITWLIVAGLATVAGTLYGLDKTFKPFTYFQLLLPIFAAAIVGGLGSPLGAIAGGFVIAFAEITITYPLKKVLGYALPEALEPDGLVQLLSTDYKFAVSFVILLIVLLIKPTGLFAGKSV
- a CDS encoding ABC transporter ATP-binding protein, whose amino-acid sequence is MSDENPWAEDRGNNDASITRKGGGSGQLHRGSIPAEADRPHEQDAFLIGEGMTGGYGTGADILHSCTIAVDPGEIAVIVGPNGAGKSTAMKAVFGMLNLRQGGVRLDGEDITALSPQDRVAKGMGFVPQTSNIFTTMTVEENLEMGAFIRRDDYRETMEQVYDLFPILREKRRQPAGELSGGQRQQVAVGRALMTKPKVLMLDEPTAGVSPIVMDELFDRIIEVARTGIPILMVEQNARQALNIADKGYVLVQGRNAFTGTGKALMEDDEVRRSFLGG
- a CDS encoding ABC transporter ATP-binding protein codes for the protein MIEVHDLHKHFGGFRAVDGASLRIEEGSITGLIGPNGAGKTTLFNVIAGRLPPTSGRVTMGGEDITGLPPHDLFHLGLLRTFQIAHEFGSMTVRENLMMVPGGQTGESIWSTWTKRRAIREEERALARKADEVLDFLTVSHLADEKAGNLSGGQKKLLELGRTMMVDARIVFLDEVGAGVNRTLLNTIGDAILRLNAERGYTFVVIEHDMDFIGRICDPVICMAEGHVLAEGSLAEIKADERVIEAYLGTGLKNKDQVA
- a CDS encoding ABC transporter substrate-binding protein is translated as MKKFLLASAATVAATAAFADAHSPVKVGVILGFTGPLESLAPTMAAGAELAMSEVTDSGMLLDGVAIEPVRGDSTCIDAAAATTAAERMVTSDGVKGIMGADCSGVTGAILANVAVPNGIVQISPSATSPGLSTAEDNGLFFRTAPSDARQGVIMSEILMEEGIESVALTYTNNDYGKGLADAFQSAFEEAGGEVTISAAHTDGKADYSSEVGALSAGGGDILVVAGYVDQGGSGIVRAALDSGAFDRFYFPDGMIAQALEDNFGTEIDGSLGANPGTDSPGAKRYQEMATEAGYDGTQPFSAESYDAAALIMLSMQAAGSSDPQVYKDHVMDVANAPGEEILPGELEKALQILKDGGEIDYVGATAVELIGPGESAGNYRQVTFTDGALEVVGYR
- a CDS encoding glutathione S-transferase family protein, yielding MLTLHLARGTVALAAHMALEEAALPHRLAWVDFAAAAQRGPAFLALNPKGRVPVLETPEGALTETPAILEHVAALAPEAALMPDGAWPRARVRETMAWLASTVHVAHAHRMRGHRWSDDPAAHASMQAKVPETMGAAAAEAEERLGECPWLHGAFSVADLHLYAIARWLPGDGVDLARFPRLAAHGRAVAARPAAARALAHHGAA